A region of Streptomyces sp. WMMC500 DNA encodes the following proteins:
- the nuoN gene encoding NADH-quinone oxidoreductase subunit NuoN: protein MSRGVHSLWIAQDGVDKIEAPHIEYDLLAPTLIVIGAAVLGVAVEAFVPRRHRYAVQVGLAVLAMAAAFGAVIALAATGHGTDEAQTAAMGALAVDGPALFLQGTILLVGVLAVFTFAERRLDPAAHGKQVDSFAAEAAAVPGGKGEQAAVKAGFTTTEVFPLLMFATGGMLIFPAANDLLTLFIALEVFSLPLYLLCAVARRKRLMSQEAAVKYFLLGAFSSAFLLFGIALLYGYSGSVKYAEIADVVAGNPQHMTPALADTMGNDALLLIGGAMVLLGLLFKVGAVPFHMWTPDVYQGAPTPVTGYMAAATKVAAFGALLRLLYVVLPGMKWDWRPVMWGVAIITMIIGAILAITQTDVKRLLAYSSIAHAGFILAGVTAANEDGISSVLFYLGAYAFVTLGAFAVVTLVRDAGGEATHLSKWAGLGRRSPLVAAVFAVFLLAFAGIPLTSGFAGKFAVFKAAAEGGATPLVVVGVIASAIAAFFYVRVIVLMFFSEPKPEGPAVTVPSAFTVTAIAVGLAATLVLGVAPQYFLDLAGNAGVFVR from the coding sequence ATGAGTAGGGGTGTCCACAGCCTGTGGATCGCGCAGGACGGTGTCGACAAGATCGAGGCACCGCACATCGAGTACGACCTGCTGGCGCCCACGCTGATCGTGATCGGCGCGGCCGTGCTGGGCGTCGCCGTCGAGGCGTTCGTGCCCCGGCGGCACCGGTACGCCGTGCAGGTCGGGCTCGCCGTGCTCGCGATGGCCGCGGCGTTCGGGGCGGTCATCGCCCTGGCCGCGACCGGCCACGGCACCGACGAGGCGCAGACCGCCGCGATGGGCGCGCTGGCCGTCGACGGTCCGGCGCTCTTCCTCCAGGGCACGATCCTGCTGGTGGGCGTGCTCGCGGTGTTCACCTTCGCCGAGCGCCGGCTGGACCCGGCCGCGCACGGCAAGCAGGTCGACTCCTTCGCCGCGGAGGCCGCGGCCGTGCCCGGCGGCAAGGGCGAACAGGCCGCGGTCAAGGCGGGGTTCACCACCACCGAGGTGTTCCCGCTGCTGATGTTCGCGACCGGCGGCATGCTCATCTTCCCCGCCGCGAACGACCTGCTGACGCTCTTCATCGCGCTGGAGGTCTTCTCCCTGCCGCTGTACCTGCTCTGCGCCGTCGCCCGCCGCAAGCGGCTGATGTCGCAGGAGGCGGCGGTGAAGTACTTCCTGCTGGGCGCCTTCTCCTCCGCGTTCCTGCTCTTCGGCATCGCGCTGCTGTACGGCTACTCGGGCAGCGTGAAGTACGCCGAGATCGCCGACGTCGTCGCGGGCAACCCGCAGCACATGACGCCCGCGCTCGCCGACACCATGGGCAACGACGCGCTGCTGCTCATCGGCGGCGCGATGGTGCTGCTCGGCCTGCTGTTCAAGGTCGGCGCCGTGCCGTTCCACATGTGGACCCCGGACGTCTACCAGGGCGCGCCCACGCCCGTCACCGGCTACATGGCCGCGGCCACCAAGGTCGCCGCGTTCGGCGCGCTGCTGCGCCTGCTGTACGTCGTGCTGCCGGGCATGAAGTGGGACTGGCGGCCGGTGATGTGGGGCGTGGCGATCATCACGATGATCATCGGCGCGATCCTCGCGATCACCCAGACCGACGTGAAGCGGCTGCTGGCGTACTCCTCGATCGCGCACGCCGGGTTCATCCTCGCGGGCGTCACGGCGGCCAACGAGGACGGCATCTCCTCGGTGCTGTTCTACCTGGGGGCGTACGCGTTCGTGACGCTCGGCGCGTTCGCCGTCGTCACGCTGGTGCGGGACGCGGGCGGCGAGGCGACGCACCTGTCCAAGTGGGCGGGGCTCGGCCGGCGTTCGCCGCTGGTCGCCGCGGTCTTCGCGGTGTTCCTGCTGGCCTTCGCGGGCATCCCGCTGACCAGCGGTTTCGCCGGGAAGTTCGCGGTGTTCAAGGCGGCGGCGGAGGGCGGCGCGACGCCGCTGGTCGTCGTCGGCGTCATCGCCTCGGCCATCGCCGCGTTCTTCTACGTACGGGTCATCGTGCTGATGTTCTTCAGCGAGCCGAAGCCGGAGGGCCCGGCGGTGACCGTGCCGAGCGCGTTCACCGTCACCGCCATCGCCGTCGGCCTGGCCGCGACCCTGGTGCTGGGCGTGGCGCCGCAGTACTTCCTGGACCTGGCCGGGAACGCGGGGGTGTTCGTCCGCTGA